The following coding sequences lie in one Arachis hypogaea cultivar Tifrunner chromosome 9, arahy.Tifrunner.gnm2.J5K5, whole genome shotgun sequence genomic window:
- the LOC112710552 gene encoding ATP-dependent Clp protease proteolytic subunit 5, chloroplastic, with protein sequence MAHTCLFTPTSSLRLNSLALSSTHSSSPHTFTLSSFSNPSLSWNLRKSVDNRKATKRSPVKAMYGDEYWTPESLQQDIWSIRNDLQVPSSPYFPAYAQGQGPPPMVQERFQSVISQLFQYRIIRCGGAVDDDMANIIVAQLLYLDAVDPNKDIVMYVNSPGGSVTAGMAIFDTMRHIRPDVSTVCVGLAASMGAFLLSAGTKGKRYSLPNSRIMIHQPLGGAQGGQTDIDIQANEMLHHKANLNGYLSYHTGQSLERINQDTDRDFFMSAKEAKDYGLIDGVIMNPLKALQPLEAAAEGKDRATV encoded by the exons ATGGCACACACTTGCCTTTTCACTCCCACTTCCTCTCTTAGGCTCAACTCCCTCGCTCTTTCCTCCACCCACTCGTCTTCTCCTCACACTTTCACCCTTTCCTCCTTCTCCAACCCTTCCCTCTCATG GAATTTAAGGAAATCAGTCGATAATAGAAAGGCTACTAAAAGGTCTCCTGTGAAAGCAATGTATGGTGATGAATATTGGACACCTGAGAGTTTGCAACAGGATATTTGGTCCATAAG GAACGATTTGCAAGTCCCATCTTCCCCTTATTTCCCTGCATATGCACAGGGACAAGGGCCACCTCCCATGGTGCAGGAGCGTTTCCAGAGTGTCATAAGTCAACTTTTTCAATAT AGAATTATCCGTTGTGGTGGAGCAGTTGATGATGATATGGCAAACATCATAGTGGCCCAGCTCCTTTACCTTGATGCTGTTGATCCTAACAAG GATATTGTCATGTATGTAAACTCTCCAGGAGGATCAGTTACTGCTG GTATGGCTATATTTGATACAATGAGGCATATTCGACCTGATGTATCCACTGTCTGCGTTGGACTAGCGGCTAG TATGGGAGCTTTTCTGCTTAGTGCAGGAACCAAAG GAAAGAGATACAGCTTGCCTAATTCAAGGATAATGATCCATCAACCTCTTGGTGGTGCTCAAGGAGGGCAAACTGACATAGATATTCAG GCAAATGAAATGCTGCATCACAAGGCAAACCTTAATGGGTATCTCTCTTATCACACCGGCCAAAGTCTCGAGAGGATTAACCAGGACACAGACCGTGATTTTTTTATGAGTGCAAAAGAAGCCAAAGATTACGGACTCATAGATGGTGTCATTATGAATCCTCTTAAAGCTCTTCAACCATTAGAAGCTGCAGCAGAGGGTAAAGATAGGGCTACTGTTTGA